The genomic region CCAAACAAATACCATTGCAGTACATGGAGCAGCTCCCAATAAAATAGCTCCGGCAATATATTCTCCTGCCTGTTCCGGAGAAATAAATGCAGAATAGAGCTTGGAGAAGAATATCCACGCAAAAAATGCCATTGTGAATGGCTTAATCAGCCAGTTGACAATTAAGGTAAGAATTAAACCCTTTGGGCGTTTCCCTACATTTTTGATGCTTGAAAAATCTACTTGAAGCATCATTGGATATATCATTAGCCAAACTAAAATGGCTACCGGAATATTTACCTTGTAAATCTCCATTTTGCTTAAAAGCTGAATGCTTTCTCCTGCAAAATTCCCGATAACTATACCAACGGCTATACAAATCGCAACCCAAAGGCTAAGGTATTTTTCGAAAAAGCCAATTTGTTTTTTTGTTGAGCTCATAGCTTATAATTGAGGTTTAATTTGTTCGTCATAAAATTTACGGAAACCTGATTTGATTTCATCACGCACACGGATAAATTCACTCCAGATAAACTCATCGGATCCGGTAGTGTGCGATGGATCGTCAAAACCAATGTGTAAACGATATTTTACTGTACCTATAAAAGCCGGACAAGCTTCATTTGCTCCTCCACAAACGGTAATTACGTAATCCCATTCGCCACCCATATATTTTTCAACCGAATCTGAAGTATTATGGCTAATATCAATACCTGCTTCAGCCATTGCTTCAACTGCATTTCGATTTAGTTTTCCTGACGCTTCTGTTCCGGCAGAAAAAACAGTTATATTCGAATCAA from Bacteroidota bacterium harbors:
- a CDS encoding arsenate reductase ArsC gives rise to the protein MKVLILCTGNSCRSQMAHGFLQSFDSNITVFSAGTEASGKLNRNAVEAMAEAGIDISHNTSDSVEKYMGGEWDYVITVCGGANEACPAFIGTVKYRLHIGFDDPSHTTGSDEFIWSEFIRVRDEIKSGFRKFYDEQIKPQL